The DNA window TAATAGATGGATTGTGTATGTTGCGCACGTAGCAGTCTTTTGCAACCTCGGGCTCGTTGCGGCGGTTCTCGAAACCGGGCGCTCCTTTGGGCCAGAGAGGTATTACGGTTTGTGCATTCACAAATTCAACGCATAAAGTAAGCAAAGCCAATATTGGCAGATGACGTAAATTCTTCTTCATTCAGCGGCAGGTTATACAAATTGTATGATTTCTCTTATAGTTTAAGACCACACAATTCAGTTATAAATATAGTGAATGAAGTTGTTTTATCGTTGCTATTTTACTGCATAAAATGCTTCCACCAGCCTGTATTTACCGGCCGACCGGCCTCTGTAGGCTGCCCTGGCTGAGGTAAGAAAAGGTTTATGTTTTTCTCAACGGCGTATTTTTCTATCCGCTCGGCGGGCTCATACCATGCATGCGGAGCAAGGTTAAATGTACCCCAGTGAATGGGCATCATTATTTTGCCCTTAAGATCAATATGCGCGTTTGAGGCGTTATCCGGACCCATATGTATGTCTGGCCAGTATTTGCCATAAGCGCCTATCTCCAGCATGGTAAGGTCAAACGGGCCATAAGTGTCACCTATTTCTTTAAATTGCGGTGAATAACCAGAATCTGCACCGAAGTAGATGTTGTGTTCAGGTCCCTTAATTACAAACGACGACCACAAAGTTTCATCCCGGTTAAAAGCTCCCCGACCGGAAAAATGCCTGGCAGGTGCTGCTGTAATACGGCAATCGCCAATTGTTACACTATCACCCCAGTCCACTTCATGGATGTAGTTTTTTGGCGTGCCCCAGCTCTCCAGGTACTTGCCCACACCTAAAGAACAGATGAAAGGGATTTGCTTATCCGCAAGAAACTTGATGGTGTCTTTATCAAGGTGATCATAATGATCATGGGAGGATATAATAACGTCGATTTTCGGGAGCTCTGTTAATGCAAGTGGGGGTTG is part of the Mucilaginibacter terrenus genome and encodes:
- a CDS encoding MBL fold metallo-hydrolase: MSIPGSRKEGNKFVNTIPTDAAGLGKMVPILKEYINNSAENTPKKTLGPFRTNPAVYETAPASGLRVTWIGHSSLIIEIDGIRILTDPVWSNRVSFTQYFGPKRFFQPPLALTELPKIDVIISSHDHYDHLDKDTIKFLADKQIPFICSLGVGKYLESWGTPKNYIHEVDWGDSVTIGDCRITAAPARHFSGRGAFNRDETLWSSFVIKGPEHNIYFGADSGYSPQFKEIGDTYGPFDLTMLEIGAYGKYWPDIHMGPDNASNAHIDLKGKIMMPIHWGTFNLAPHAWYEPAERIEKYAVEKNINLFLPQPGQPTEAGRPVNTGWWKHFMQ